The DNA window tCAGGTGAATAGTACTGTATTACATTCTGTTGCAATGGATGGTTTAGCTTTTTGCTTAGCTAGCGTTCTGCTCAGATGAATTTAACTCGCAGAAACCTCCAAAAGAATGAATCAAAAGTTCACATCAAGCGGAGTTTGCGCAAATGTGATCAAGTAAGCGTGAATTTTCCAACTTTGACGACGAGGTCAGAAAGCATCCTGTGTGCTTGATGGATGCCAATTTTTAGCCAGATAACTCGTTTATCTAGGGGAGAGTTCTCGCTTTTCCAGAAGCGTTCACGAATGTAGCCGCTGAAGAATTCATTTTGTCAGCAATGTCATTATCCTTCAATTGACAAAACATGACTCACAGTCGTGAGAAAGATTGtatttttcacagtttttattcattactaAATGTCTTGATGCCAGAACAAAGTGTGAATTGAGCATTGTAAATTTTATATGACGACAAttaactcttcttcttctttttcctgccTTCTTTGCTTAGTGCGAGTACAGTTCTACTCTGAAACACAAACCCACTAACAGTCttttgaaatcaatttttcatctattccAATAAAGCGTACAACTATGGCATTCATGTCGTAACCTTTCTTGATAAACCGCGAGTGGAACCTGCAACAAAAGCTCACGAAATTTGCAACGAATACATTCTTCACAATCGTTTCGGTTTTGTCATCCAGGAGTAGTATTAAATCAAACATTTAGGAATAACAAACTTTCCCACTTGGTCATAAATTTATTGCTAAGATCGTTCCTAGGAAATGAGTGCCGAACAATCCACTTCCGAGCATCGGCGTCTCTTTGGTATTCATGAAGAACCTAAATTAGAAATTGTGAGCCAGAGGAAGAATCGTTATTTGTGCTCACAGAAATTCCTAATCACTCTAGTTATGACAGTAGCCGTCATCGCCCACCCAGAATGTGGACCAGTTGAACGTGTCGAATAGcacatttgtaaaaaaaaacagtggtaAACTAAAGGTTTGTTTACAAAACAACGTTTCTACACTCTGTAGTTTAACCTTGCATTTATTAGTGATGTTTTCAGGCTCCGGGCACCCTCAAACAGATTTGTATCAAATTATACGCTACCTATGATGAGCGACGCCAAAAATGTGGACACGAGGTTATAAGTGCTCAAATCGTTGAAAAGTCTTTAACAGGTACCAAATGGGCGCAAAAATTAAGTATACAgtctttctgcttttctttctggatgcGAATAAATAAGATTGGCAATGGTGAGACGTATCCAGTTAGAAATCCAGTTTGAACAGCCTTGATTTTATTCTCAAGAATGCATAAACATCATCATCAGGATCTCCTCACTAGAGAGATCACAGACGATTAGTGGAAAGGATGGGCAATGCATCCTCGGTAACGGATGAAAGGCTAACTACAGACTAAAAGCGATCGAATGCCATCTAACGCAGGTGCATTCAGGAGCATTTCATGCATCCGCTGTGCCAAGACTTACCTGAACACCCATGTATGCGCTCGACGAGACGACTCTAGCCACTGCAACAGTGCATATGACACTGGAGAATGGTTTTTAGTTGCGACAATAAAAGTGATGGTAAAGTAGGTGTTCTTGCCTACACGAGTACGGTACAAGCATAAATTCTTTCTAACAACATTATAAACCGAATTGGACGTTATGGATGAGAGTCCCACATTAATACCATcaccaacaccagctttgagtATCTTCATCGCATGCACTCTAAAATTATGGTGAAGACAAAGCTGATGCCTAACATTTGGATCTAGAAAAGTTTTTCAGAGAGGGTCATACCTTCAAAAAGTTCGTTGTTGGAGATTTTTACACCAAAATTGTgaaagaattccagaaaaaagtccaAAGAGATTCACATCGGAATCCAAGACCGACAATGGAAtgtgcaggaaaaaaagtttttcagtTCGTTGTGGCTCCAGCTCATTTACGACTTCTActttgatctcttcgacagccatgccTTCATGCCTTCTCACCATCTGAAGGAAGATGGACATGCCATTCCAGGGGTTCTCTCTTtcgaagtacgacatgctatcatgagAGCAAGAAATGACAGAACCAACGCTAGACATCTGGGGTACCCACCGCCAGTTCTCATCAACAttctggcgaggctctttacacgttacctttTGGAATGCAAGGTTTCTGAACAGCGGACcgccagcaagaccgtgtccTTGTAAAAGatgggagatccacatgacatcggcaagtATCGGCTAAACTGCTTACTGCATGCTAtttacaagctcttcacagaAATAGTCCTATAGAGCGGTGCAACAATGAATGAAGGAGAGCCATGCCAGTAGCCAAGGTTTCTAAAATTGTTTAGCACCATCGACCACATATACACTATTTCAAGAATCATAGAAGTATTGGGAAAGAACAATATGCCATCTTTTCCACTTTCATCGACATGAAAAGAGCCTTCGATTCAGTTGAGACTGAAGCGCTCATGGAGAAATTGGACAACTAAGATGTCCCTGCAGCATTCACAAAAATAATTCTTGAGTTACGTAATAACTACTTGACCAAAATTTTCCCATTCTACAATAATGTCacatcgacgtgaagagagggtttcgtcagggtgatacaatccaACAATTCACACCTATTTGACATCATAGTTCTTTCTGCTCTGACGTACGCTTCGGAATCCAGGCGTTCCGCTAGCAGAATAAAAATGCTTCTTTGAACGCTCAACTGAAAGAATGGTGCTAGTAATATCTCGTTTTACCGAAGCAAAAGagaggattcgaagttcacttcTATGTTAACGGTAGAAGATCAAAGACGCTGTTGCACGTGCGAGGGAAAGTAAAGTTACATTTGTCGCGCATGTAATGCGTTTCTACGACAATCGCTGAACCAGAAATGCGACTGATTTTCACGCGATATCAAAAGCACTGTAGAGAGACATTGTCCTTCAAcagactttcaaaaaaaaagcaaacactTTTTAAACTATTTCGTCCCTCGTTTGCACTTGCACACACATGTATAACTTCGCACCGTTTGCATGCTAGACACTTGTGACACCATGAGCAAGGAGagtagaagaacaaaaaagtttcatGAAAAATGAGTTGTTGTCTGAAGATCAAAACATTGCGGTCTACAAAAGCGTTACAAATCTCAGAGATGCTGacttatttctaaaaaaataataaagaaattttctaatgGAATAAAGTGAAGTTGAAGCGGATACTTCGCTTGGGCttattttgaagaagtcgGCCACAACTGCTACTTGTATTATGTACCATGTGACGGCTTGAATCGGTTGCATAAGTTCAGTAACAGGTTCATAACATTCCTCTATATCGAGAGCCGCCTAAAAAAGTTTTCATCTACAATTCAAGTTGATTGTGTAAATTAAGTTGGGatacgaaagaagaaaatatggaatGATTGGCAACAAACGTCCGTTTCGTAACATTGAAATAACATTGAAATCCTGGTAGTCATCGAGTAAACTCCAACAAGGCgccttttgaaatttctgcgACATGCCTTGTAGGAAGCACGCATCAGGATAACCCCATAATCAGTATCGTTAAATAAACCATTTACTGCGGCGACGATGACAAAAGGGAAATTGGGGACTGCGTGTTAGCCGAGAGGAACGGGTACAATAACCTTGGTGAAGGAACCTTCATTTTACTAATGCGGTGTCGCAGAGGAAGCAAACTCTGCATCATAAGTGTCTATGTGCCTAATGAGGCCACATGAGGCAAAAGTAAGGACACTTTCTATAATGAGTTCAATGGGTTGATTTGACTTAATCGGAGAGCTGATATAATTATCTGACGCGACTGCACGCATCTTCGTTGAtttgtgtcgtccttgaacacagctctacCAAATCTGGATCTTGTGCAAAAGCTGGCACACAAAGAAATCATTCTTATTCCATTCTTCTATTCCATACTCTGTggaaccttacgtctcgcctaaACTACCTATCCATAAGTAGTCGCAAACAGCAGGTGATCATTGTCGGAATCATCGCAAATGCGGAGATGGGACTTGAGCAACATTCCGATGTGCTagaaaaatggtattatccagcgaaGCGAACGTCGGATAACGATCACCGTCTGGTCGATTTATGTGAGCAGAGTGGCCTCATCATCGTTTCCATAATTGAGACAGATCATCGACGctatcagctcacgtggcaccCTTTTAACCCCTAaggagcagcgcaagcggacgGATGAGAACCCTCAATCTTTACCTTGACTTCGTTCTGACAAGAAACACTCCTCAGACtcatatccgaaaatctagagctgttcgGGACCTCGAATTCGACTCTGActaccgtccatttcttctcaatttccaTTTCCGGTTCAACAGAGAAACcaaggagttcctcttcaaccggaaatcgacatggcagctctaaagatgaagaatgcagaacgaaattccgccaacgtgtgtctatacATGTTGGAGTACGAACCAGGAAGAATCCCAGCAATGCGAATCTCTTCATAAAATGCATTCAAGAACATTCCGGTTCAAATTCCGAGGAAGAAATTTCCCTTTGCAATTGCGGATacaagatccacgtacaattctgtatgccCCGACAACAGCACTGGCGATTTTAGCCAAGAAAAGGGTGTGAGAAGGAAGTTGCTTTGCCGTCTGCAAGAAGATCGCGAAGACGAGTAGAAGAgcaaaggagtttgaaaaggcatgGAAGGACAAGAATTGGAGGAAATCCTTTCTAGGAGACTTCAGCGTCAAGGTGAAAAgatgttttctaattttcagcTGCCAATGGAGCGACTGATATCCTACGTTTAACCAACCGTAGACCTTAGTCTGT is part of the Necator americanus strain Aroian chromosome V, whole genome shotgun sequence genome and encodes:
- a CDS encoding hypothetical protein (NECATOR_CHRV.G19922.T1), whose protein sequence is MVATTMAYSDSYVSAILAYGGVSLSVIIGLLSLYLIMYFMVSAENAALDIEECYEPVTELMQPIQAVTWYIIQVAVVADFFKISPSELSVQRSIFILLAERLDSEAYVRAERTMMSNSVICTVAVARVVSSSAYMGVQVLHEYQRDADARKWIVRHSFPRNDLSNKFMTKFHSRFIKKGYDMNAIVSRTVLALSKEGRKKKKKS
- a CDS encoding hypothetical protein (NECATOR_CHRV.G19922.T2); the encoded protein is MVATTMAYSDSYVSAILAYGGVSLSVIIGLLSLYLIMYFMVSAENAALDIEECYEPVTELMQPIQAVTWYIIQVAVVADFFKISPSEVLHEYQRDADARKWIVRHSFPRNDLSNKFMTKFHSRFIKKGYDMNAIVSRTVLALSKEGRKKKKKS